The following are encoded together in the Streptomyces tsukubensis genome:
- a CDS encoding aspartate carbamoyltransferase catalytic subunit, translating into MMRHLISAADLTRDDAVLILDTAEEMARVADRPIKKLPTLRGRTVVNLFFEDSTRTRISFEAAEKRLSADVINFTAKGSSVSKGESLKDTAQTLEAMGVDAVVIRHGASGAPYRLATSGWIDAAVINAGDGTHQHPTQALLDAFTMRRRLIGRDTGLGQDLTGRRVTVVGDILHSRVARSNVDLLHTLGAEVTLVAPPTLLPIGVGEWPCEVSYDLDRVLPKTDAVMMLRVQRERMNAAFFPTEREYSRRYGLDGERMARMPGDAIVMHPGPMVRGMEITAEVADSDRCTVLEQVTNGVSIRMAVLYLLLGGNESEAAHQAQAGTHSPRSEHSASTASEEK; encoded by the coding sequence ATGATGCGTCACCTCATCTCGGCCGCCGACCTCACCCGCGACGACGCCGTCCTCATCCTCGACACAGCCGAGGAAATGGCGCGGGTGGCCGACCGGCCCATCAAGAAACTGCCGACCCTGCGCGGCCGTACCGTGGTCAACCTCTTCTTCGAGGACTCGACCAGGACCCGCATCTCCTTCGAGGCCGCGGAGAAGCGGCTCTCCGCCGACGTCATCAACTTCACCGCCAAGGGCTCGTCCGTCTCCAAGGGCGAATCGCTGAAGGACACCGCCCAGACGCTCGAAGCGATGGGCGTGGACGCGGTCGTCATCAGGCACGGTGCCTCCGGCGCCCCCTACCGGCTCGCCACCTCAGGCTGGATCGACGCCGCCGTGATCAACGCGGGTGACGGCACCCACCAGCACCCCACCCAGGCGCTCCTCGACGCCTTCACCATGCGCCGCAGGCTCATCGGCAGGGACACGGGACTCGGCCAGGACCTCACGGGCCGCCGGGTCACCGTCGTCGGCGACATCCTGCACAGCCGTGTGGCCCGGTCCAATGTCGACCTGCTGCACACGCTCGGCGCGGAGGTCACCCTTGTCGCCCCGCCCACCCTGCTGCCCATCGGCGTCGGGGAGTGGCCCTGCGAGGTCTCCTACGACCTCGACCGGGTCCTGCCCAAGACGGACGCCGTGATGATGCTGCGGGTCCAGCGCGAACGGATGAACGCCGCCTTCTTCCCGACCGAGCGCGAGTACTCGCGGCGCTACGGCCTCGACGGCGAGCGCATGGCCAGGATGCCGGGCGACGCCATCGTGATGCACCCGGGTCCGATGGTCCGTGGCATGGAGATCACCGCCGAGGTCGCCGACTCCGACCGCTGCACCGTCCTCGAACAGGTCACCAACGGCGTATCGATCCGGATGGCAGTCCTCTACCTGCTGCTGGGCGGCAACGAGTCCGAGGCCGCCCACCAGGCCCAGGCCGGCACCCATTCCCCGCGCTCCGAGCACAGCGCCTCCACCGCCTCCGAGGAGAAGTAG
- the pyrR gene encoding bifunctional pyr operon transcriptional regulator/uracil phosphoribosyltransferase PyrR, with protein sequence MDTKNPDEARPVLEGPDIARVMTRIAHEIVERAKGADDVVLLGIPTRGVFLARRLAAKLQEITGRAIPVGSLDITMYRDDLRMKPARAIGRTDIPVDGVDGRLVVLVDDVLFSGRTIRAALDALGDIGRPRAVQLAVLVDRGHRELPIRADYVGKNLPTSLRETVKVQLAEEDGRDAVLLGIPGAANSAPATGEQ encoded by the coding sequence ATGGACACCAAGAACCCCGACGAGGCGCGCCCTGTCCTTGAGGGCCCCGACATCGCACGGGTCATGACCCGTATCGCGCACGAGATCGTGGAGCGCGCCAAAGGCGCCGACGACGTCGTGCTGCTCGGCATTCCGACGCGGGGCGTCTTCCTCGCCCGCCGGCTGGCCGCCAAGCTCCAGGAGATCACCGGCCGGGCCATCCCCGTCGGCTCGCTCGACATCACGATGTACCGCGACGACCTGCGGATGAAGCCCGCCCGCGCGATCGGGCGCACCGACATCCCCGTGGACGGCGTGGACGGCCGTCTGGTCGTCCTCGTCGACGACGTTCTCTTCTCGGGCCGCACCATCCGCGCCGCCCTCGACGCCCTAGGTGACATCGGCAGGCCGCGCGCCGTCCAGCTCGCCGTTCTCGTCGACCGCGGCCACCGTGAGCTGCCCATCCGAGCCGATTACGTCGGCAAGAACCTCCCCACGTCGCTGCGGGAGACGGTCAAGGTCCAGCTCGCCGAGGAGGACGGCAGGGACGCCGTGCTGCTCGGGATTCCCGGTGCGGCGAACAGCGCTCCGGCCACCGGCGAGCAGTAG
- the bldD gene encoding transcriptional regulator BldD, with product MSSEYAKQLGAKLRAIRTQQGLSLHGVEEKSQGRWKAVVVGSYERGDRAVTVQRLAELADFYGVPVQELLPGTTPGGAAEPPPKLVLDLERLAHVPAEKAGPLQRYAATIQSQRGDYNGKVLSIRQDDLRTLAVIYDQSPSVLTEQLISWGVLDADARRAVAHEDN from the coding sequence ATGTCCAGCGAATACGCCAAACAGCTCGGGGCCAAGCTCCGAGCGATCCGCACCCAGCAGGGCCTCTCCCTCCATGGAGTCGAGGAGAAGTCGCAGGGACGCTGGAAGGCAGTCGTGGTCGGTTCGTACGAGCGCGGCGACCGTGCGGTGACGGTGCAGCGCCTCGCCGAGCTGGCCGATTTCTACGGTGTGCCCGTCCAGGAGCTGCTGCCGGGGACGACGCCGGGCGGAGCGGCCGAGCCGCCTCCGAAGCTCGTGCTCGACCTGGAGCGTCTCGCCCACGTCCCCGCGGAGAAGGCGGGCCCGTTGCAGCGGTACGCGGCGACGATCCAGTCCCAGCGCGGCGACTACAACGGCAAGGTGCTGTCGATCCGCCAGGACGACCTGCGCACCCTCGCCGTCATCTACGACCAGTCGCCCTCGGTCCTGACCGAGCAGCTCATCAGCTGGGGCGTACTCGACGCGGACGCGCGGCGCGCGGTCGCCCACGAGGACAACTGA
- the nusB gene encoding transcription antitermination factor NusB, protein MAARNTARKRAFQILFEADQRGTDVVTVLADWVRHARTDTRQPPVSEYTMELVEGYAGYRSRIDDLISQYAVDWTLDRMPVVDRNILRLGAYELIWVDGTPDAVVIDEAVELAKEFSTDESPTFVNGMLGRFKELKPTLRREA, encoded by the coding sequence GTGGCTGCCCGTAATACGGCCCGCAAGCGGGCGTTCCAGATCCTCTTCGAGGCGGACCAGCGCGGTACCGACGTGGTCACCGTGCTCGCCGACTGGGTCAGGCACGCCAGGACGGACACCCGGCAGCCCCCGGTCAGCGAGTACACGATGGAGCTGGTCGAGGGATACGCCGGTTACCGGTCGCGTATCGACGACCTGATCTCGCAGTACGCCGTCGACTGGACGCTCGACCGGATGCCGGTCGTCGACCGCAATATCCTCAGGCTCGGCGCCTACGAGCTGATCTGGGTCGACGGGACGCCGGACGCCGTGGTCATCGACGAGGCGGTCGAACTCGCCAAGGAGTTCTCCACGGACGAGTCGCCGACCTTCGTGAACGGCATGCTCGGCCGCTTCAAGGAGCTGAAGCCGACGCTGCGCCGCGAGGCGTAG
- the efp gene encoding elongation factor P, which produces MASTNDLKNGMVLKLDNGQLWSVVEFQHVKPGKGPAFVRTKLKNVLSGKVVDKTFNAGVKVETANVDKRGMQYSYKDGEYFVFMDMDTYDQVHIDPKVVGDAANYLLEGFEAVVAMYEGNPLYVELPAAVELVIAETEPGVQGDRSTGGTKPAELETGHSISVPLFITTGEKIKVDTRTGDYLGRVNS; this is translated from the coding sequence GTGGCTTCCACGAACGACCTCAAGAACGGCATGGTGCTCAAGCTCGACAACGGCCAGCTCTGGTCCGTCGTCGAGTTCCAGCACGTCAAGCCCGGCAAGGGCCCGGCCTTCGTGCGCACCAAGCTCAAGAACGTGCTCTCCGGCAAGGTCGTCGACAAGACGTTCAACGCCGGCGTCAAGGTCGAGACGGCCAACGTCGACAAGCGCGGTATGCAGTACTCGTACAAGGACGGCGAGTACTTCGTCTTCATGGACATGGACACCTACGACCAGGTCCACATCGACCCGAAGGTCGTCGGCGACGCCGCCAACTACCTCCTTGAGGGGTTCGAGGCCGTCGTCGCGATGTACGAGGGCAACCCCCTCTACGTCGAGCTGCCCGCCGCTGTCGAGCTCGTGATCGCCGAGACCGAGCCCGGTGTTCAGGGCGACCGCTCCACCGGTGGCACCAAGCCCGCCGAGCTGGAGACCGGCCACTCGATCTCCGTCCCGCTCTTCATCACCACCGGTGAGAAGATCAAGGTCGACACCCGCACGGGCGACTACCTCGGCCGGGTGAACAGCTAA
- a CDS encoding M24 family metallopeptidase: MAEVYAARRERLRERYTAVGSGAAVISRPANVRYLTGAAPRGAVLFLGPEQPGEDVLLCARQPTGRQDEGRPDEALRVTLLPAPDADAAVAAAGLAVRLGAETIAVEEHDLTVARHRALGSAAEGLRLTDLGRAVEQLRLVKDEEEISCLRIAAEIVDQALGELLESILVGRTERHLALELERRLVDHGADGAAFPTSVGTGPNAGVSGHRPTDRRVEEGDFLTVCLGAGYRGYLCEIGRTFVIGTAPEEWQIELYDLVFAAQRAGREALVPGVACRDVDRAVRQVLTSAGYAEGLPALMGHGVGLEIDEDPQFAPAAMGKLDACVPVTVEPGVHLPGRGGVRIDDTLVVRPEADGGPELLTITTKELLAL, encoded by the coding sequence ATGGCAGAGGTGTACGCGGCACGCAGGGAACGGCTCAGGGAGCGGTACACGGCGGTGGGCAGCGGTGCCGCCGTCATCTCCCGCCCCGCCAACGTCCGCTACCTGACGGGAGCGGCGCCGCGGGGCGCGGTCCTCTTCCTCGGCCCGGAACAGCCCGGTGAGGACGTACTGCTCTGCGCCAGGCAGCCCACCGGCCGGCAGGACGAGGGACGGCCGGACGAGGCGCTGCGGGTCACGCTGCTGCCCGCGCCCGACGCGGACGCCGCCGTCGCCGCGGCCGGTCTCGCCGTACGCCTCGGAGCGGAGACGATCGCGGTCGAGGAGCACGACCTGACCGTGGCCAGGCACCGCGCTCTCGGCTCCGCAGCGGAAGGGCTCCGCCTCACCGACCTCGGGCGCGCTGTGGAGCAGCTCAGGCTGGTCAAGGACGAGGAGGAGATCTCCTGCCTGCGCATCGCGGCGGAGATCGTCGACCAGGCCCTCGGGGAGCTCCTCGAATCGATTCTGGTGGGCCGCACCGAACGCCATCTCGCACTGGAGCTGGAGCGCCGTCTCGTCGACCACGGCGCCGACGGGGCGGCCTTCCCGACCTCGGTCGGCACAGGACCCAACGCGGGAGTGTCCGGGCACCGCCCCACCGACCGCAGGGTCGAGGAGGGCGACTTCCTCACCGTCTGTCTCGGCGCCGGCTACCGAGGCTACCTCTGCGAGATCGGACGTACGTTCGTGATCGGGACGGCTCCCGAGGAGTGGCAGATCGAGCTGTACGACCTGGTGTTCGCCGCCCAACGGGCGGGCCGCGAGGCCCTGGTGCCGGGTGTGGCCTGCCGGGACGTCGACCGGGCGGTCCGCCAGGTGCTGACCTCGGCGGGGTACGCGGAGGGGCTGCCCGCACTGATGGGACATGGTGTAGGACTGGAAATCGACGAGGACCCGCAGTTCGCTCCCGCCGCCATGGGTAAACTGGACGCTTGTGTGCCGGTCACCGTCGAACCGGGGGTCCACCTCCCGGGCCGGGGCGGTGTCAGGATCGATGACACACTTGTCGTCCGCCCGGAGGCGGACGGCGGACCCGAGCTACTCACCATCACGACCAAGGAGCTGCTCGCGCTCTGA
- a CDS encoding AAA family ATPase, with protein MHHAAGSEPPPPEGWRHAQLPSGPPPVPYPIWTADQQPPPHGGPPPPPGSALPPPGGNGGPPPAAGHLPPPPGAPAPVPRHPGPPANPGPAPHHHAPAPPGPPPPRVPPVPDTTGHVQLPPGGPVAMPRPPQGPGHADTGATTLAVLLIGPAGAGKTTVAKHWAARRGVPTAHISLDDVREWVHSGFADPQTGWNDHSEAQYRLARRTCGFAARNFLANGISCILDDAVFPDRPVVGLGGWKRHVGPGLLPVVLLPGLEIVLERNAARRGNRRLTDEEVASIHGRMAGWYGSGLPIIDNSHLDVADTARVLDDVLARAIASPPQW; from the coding sequence ATGCATCACGCAGCGGGGTCCGAGCCGCCGCCGCCCGAAGGGTGGCGTCACGCCCAGCTCCCCTCCGGCCCCCCGCCGGTTCCCTACCCGATATGGACGGCCGACCAGCAGCCGCCGCCGCACGGCGGCCCTCCACCGCCGCCCGGCAGCGCGCTGCCGCCACCCGGCGGGAACGGCGGGCCGCCGCCGGCCGCGGGACATCTGCCGCCGCCGCCCGGCGCCCCGGCTCCCGTTCCGCGTCACCCTGGGCCTCCCGCCAACCCCGGGCCCGCCCCGCACCACCATGCCCCGGCGCCACCCGGCCCGCCCCCGCCCCGGGTCCCGCCCGTCCCCGACACCACCGGGCACGTACAGCTCCCGCCCGGCGGGCCTGTCGCCATGCCGAGACCGCCGCAGGGCCCAGGCCACGCCGACACGGGCGCCACCACCCTCGCCGTCCTGCTCATCGGTCCCGCGGGCGCGGGCAAGACCACCGTCGCCAAGCACTGGGCGGCGCGCAGGGGCGTCCCCACGGCCCACATCAGCCTCGACGACGTACGCGAATGGGTGCACTCGGGCTTCGCCGACCCGCAGACCGGGTGGAACGACCACTCGGAGGCGCAGTACCGGCTGGCCCGCCGCACCTGCGGTTTCGCGGCCCGCAACTTCCTCGCCAACGGGATCTCCTGCATCCTCGACGACGCGGTCTTCCCCGACCGCCCCGTGGTGGGGCTCGGCGGCTGGAAGCGGCACGTCGGCCCCGGCCTGCTGCCCGTGGTGCTCCTGCCGGGCCTGGAGATCGTCCTGGAGCGCAACGCCGCTCGCAGGGGCAACCGCCGGCTCACCGACGAGGAGGTCGCCAGCATCCACGGGCGGATGGCCGGCTGGTACGGGTCGGGGCTCCCCATCATCGACAACTCCCACCTCGACGTGGCCGACACCGCCCGCGTACTGGACGACGTGCTGGCCCGCGCCATCGCGAGCCCTCCCCAGTGGTGA
- the aroB gene encoding 3-dehydroquinate synthase: protein MTSNTPESPAAPTRIQVAGTAGTDPYEVLVGRQLLGELPGLIGTRAKRVAVIHPEALAETGEALREDLAGQGYEAVAIQVPNAEEAKTAEVAAYCWKALGQSGFTRSDVIVGVGGGASTDLAGFVAASWLRGVRWIAVPTTVLGMVDAAVGGKTGINTAEGKNLVGAFHPPAGVLCDLAALDSLPVNDFVSGLAEVIKAGFIADPVILDLIESDPAAARTPEGPHTAELIVRSIQVKADVVSGDLKESGARETLNYGHTLAHAIEKNERYKWRHGAAVSVGLVFAAELGRFAGRLDDATADRHRAVLESVGLPLTYRGDQWPRLVENMKVDKKSRGDVLRFIVLDGLGKPAVLEGPDPAVLLAAYGEVSG from the coding sequence GTGACCTCGAACACCCCTGAGAGCCCTGCCGCCCCGACCCGTATCCAGGTCGCGGGCACGGCGGGCACGGACCCGTACGAGGTCCTGGTCGGCCGTCAGCTCCTCGGCGAACTGCCAGGACTGATCGGCACCCGGGCCAAGCGCGTCGCCGTCATCCACCCCGAGGCGCTCGCCGAGACCGGTGAGGCGCTGCGTGAGGATCTGGCGGGCCAGGGCTACGAGGCCGTCGCCATCCAGGTGCCCAACGCGGAGGAGGCCAAGACCGCAGAGGTCGCCGCCTACTGCTGGAAGGCGCTCGGCCAGTCGGGCTTCACCCGCAGCGACGTCATCGTGGGCGTCGGCGGCGGGGCCTCCACCGACCTCGCCGGATTCGTCGCGGCCAGCTGGCTGCGCGGGGTGCGCTGGATCGCCGTGCCCACCACCGTGCTCGGCATGGTCGACGCGGCCGTCGGCGGCAAGACCGGCATCAACACCGCCGAGGGCAAGAACCTCGTGGGCGCCTTCCACCCGCCGGCCGGTGTGCTCTGCGACCTGGCCGCCCTGGACTCGCTGCCCGTCAACGACTTCGTCAGCGGGCTCGCCGAGGTCATCAAGGCCGGCTTCATCGCCGACCCGGTCATCCTCGACCTCATCGAGTCCGACCCGGCCGCGGCCCGCACCCCCGAGGGCCCGCACACCGCCGAGCTGATCGTGCGCTCCATCCAGGTCAAGGCCGATGTCGTCTCCGGCGACCTCAAGGAGTCCGGGGCGCGCGAGACCCTCAACTACGGGCACACGCTCGCCCACGCCATCGAGAAGAACGAGCGCTACAAGTGGCGCCACGGCGCGGCCGTCTCCGTGGGCCTGGTCTTCGCCGCGGAGCTGGGCCGTTTCGCCGGCCGCCTCGACGACGCCACGGCCGACCGGCACCGGGCCGTCCTTGAGTCGGTGGGGCTGCCGCTCACCTACCGGGGCGACCAGTGGCCGCGCTTGGTGGAGAACATGAAGGTCGACAAGAAATCCAGGGGCGACGTGCTCCGCTTCATCGTCCTCGACGGACTCGGCAAGCCCGCCGTCCTGGAAGGCCCCGACCCGGCGGTGCTGCTCGCCGCCTACGGCGAGGTCTCGGGCTGA
- a CDS encoding shikimate kinase yields the protein MGVGKSTVGELLAERLGTTYRDTDADIVTSQDRTIADIFVDEGEAFFRELERAAVRGAIEEHDGVLALGGGAVLDGSTRALLSGLPVVYLSMEVEEAVKRTGLATARPLLAVNPRRQWRELMDARRGLYTEVARAVVATDDRTPEEVAQAILDVLELKEA from the coding sequence ATGGGTGTGGGCAAGTCGACCGTCGGTGAACTCCTCGCCGAACGGCTGGGCACCACCTATCGCGACACCGACGCGGACATCGTCACCTCGCAGGACCGCACCATCGCCGACATCTTCGTCGACGAGGGAGAGGCCTTCTTCCGCGAGCTGGAGCGCGCCGCGGTGCGCGGGGCGATCGAGGAGCACGACGGCGTCCTCGCCCTCGGAGGCGGCGCCGTCCTCGACGGGTCGACCCGCGCCCTGCTGTCCGGGCTGCCTGTCGTCTACCTCTCCATGGAGGTGGAGGAGGCGGTCAAGCGCACCGGCCTCGCCACCGCGCGCCCGCTGCTCGCCGTCAACCCGCGCCGGCAGTGGCGTGAGCTGATGGACGCGCGCCGCGGGCTGTACACCGAAGTCGCCCGTGCCGTCGTCGCCACCGACGACCGCACCCCGGAAGAGGTCGCCCAGGCGATCCTCGACGTACTGGAGTTGAAGGAAGCGTGA
- the aroC gene encoding chorismate synthase, translating into MSRLRWLTAGESHGPALVATLEGLPAGVPITTDMVADHLARRRLGYGRGARMKFERDEVTFLGGVRHGLTMGSPVAVMVGNTEWPKWEKVMSADPVDPAVLAESARNAPLTRPRPGHADLAGMQKYGFAEARPVLERASARETAARVALGAVARSYLRETAGIEIVSHVTELASAKAPYGVYPVPGDVERLDADPVRCLDPDASRAMVEEIDQAHKDGDTLGGVVEVLAYGVPVGLGSHVHWDRRLDARLAAALMGIQAIKGVEVGDGFDLARVPGSQAHDEIVRTEDGIRRTSGRSGGTEGGLTTGELLRVRAAMKPIATVPRALATVDVATGEATQAHHQRSDVCAVPAAGIVAEAMVALVLADAVAEKFGGDSVPETRRNVGSYLDNLQIR; encoded by the coding sequence TTGAGCAGGCTGCGTTGGCTGACCGCGGGGGAGTCGCACGGACCCGCACTCGTGGCGACGCTGGAGGGTCTTCCCGCCGGCGTGCCGATCACCACAGACATGGTCGCCGACCACCTCGCGCGGCGCCGGCTGGGCTATGGGCGCGGCGCGCGGATGAAGTTCGAGCGTGACGAGGTCACCTTCCTCGGCGGGGTCAGGCACGGCCTGACGATGGGTTCGCCGGTCGCGGTCATGGTCGGCAACACGGAGTGGCCGAAGTGGGAGAAGGTCATGTCGGCCGATCCCGTGGATCCGGCCGTGCTGGCGGAGTCCGCGCGCAACGCTCCGCTGACGCGTCCGCGCCCCGGCCACGCCGACCTCGCGGGGATGCAGAAGTACGGATTCGCCGAGGCCCGGCCGGTCCTTGAGCGCGCCTCGGCGCGGGAGACGGCGGCCAGGGTCGCCCTGGGCGCGGTCGCCCGTTCGTACCTGCGGGAGACCGCCGGGATCGAGATCGTCAGCCACGTGACGGAGCTGGCCTCGGCCAAGGCGCCGTACGGTGTGTACCCGGTCCCCGGCGACGTGGAGCGGCTCGACGCCGACCCCGTGCGCTGTCTCGACCCGGACGCGAGCCGGGCCATGGTCGAGGAGATCGACCAGGCCCACAAGGACGGCGACACCCTCGGCGGCGTGGTCGAGGTACTGGCCTACGGCGTGCCGGTGGGGCTCGGTTCGCATGTCCACTGGGACCGCAGGCTGGACGCGCGGCTCGCCGCCGCCCTCATGGGCATCCAGGCCATCAAGGGCGTGGAGGTCGGCGACGGTTTCGACCTGGCACGGGTGCCCGGTTCGCAGGCGCACGACGAGATCGTGCGCACCGAGGACGGTATCCGGCGCACGTCGGGCCGCTCCGGCGGGACCGAGGGCGGGCTGACCACGGGTGAGCTGCTGCGCGTGCGGGCCGCGATGAAGCCGATCGCCACGGTGCCGCGTGCCCTGGCGACGGTGGATGTGGCGACCGGTGAGGCGACGCAGGCACATCACCAGCGTTCCGACGTGTGCGCGGTACCCGCGGCGGGGATCGTCGCGGAGGCGATGGTGGCGCTGGTGCTGGCGGACGCGGTGGCCGAGAAGTTCGGCGGGGACAGTGTTCCCGAGACCCGCCGTAACGTCGGTTCCTACCTCGACAACCTCCAGATCCGGTGA
- a CDS encoding shikimate dehydrogenase, whose protein sequence is MTDRTRATEPAGPRRAAVLGSPIAHSLSPVLHRAAFAALGLGAWSYDRFEIDEEALPGFLEGLGPEWAGLSLTMPLKRAVMPLLDEISDTAASVEAVNTVVLTGDGRRIGDNTDIPGLVAALRESGVGAVDSASILGAGATASSAVAALSGLGVQDIVAYVRSEARAAEMRGWGERLGVNVKTVDWSQAQAAFESPLVVATTPKGATDTLKERLPSEVGTLFDVLYDPWPTALAAAWQQRGGAVLSGLDLLVHQAVHQFGLFTGDSRSPLAAMRQAGLDALR, encoded by the coding sequence ATGACCGACAGAACTAGGGCGACCGAGCCCGCCGGCCCGCGACGCGCCGCCGTCCTCGGCTCGCCCATCGCCCATTCGCTCTCCCCTGTCCTGCACCGGGCGGCGTTCGCCGCCCTCGGGCTCGGCGCGTGGTCCTACGACCGCTTCGAGATCGACGAGGAGGCCCTGCCCGGCTTCCTCGAAGGGCTCGGCCCCGAGTGGGCGGGGCTGTCCCTGACCATGCCGCTCAAGCGCGCGGTGATGCCGCTGCTGGACGAGATCAGCGACACGGCGGCCTCGGTGGAGGCCGTCAACACGGTCGTCCTCACCGGCGATGGGCGGCGGATCGGCGACAACACCGACATCCCCGGACTCGTGGCCGCCCTGCGGGAGTCCGGGGTAGGGGCGGTGGACAGCGCCTCGATCCTGGGAGCGGGAGCGACGGCGTCCTCCGCCGTGGCCGCCCTCTCCGGGCTCGGTGTCCAGGACATCGTCGCGTACGTACGCAGCGAGGCCAGGGCGGCCGAGATGCGGGGATGGGGCGAACGTCTCGGCGTCAACGTCAAGACCGTCGACTGGTCGCAGGCGCAGGCCGCCTTCGAGAGCCCGCTCGTCGTCGCCACCACGCCGAAGGGCGCCACGGACACGCTGAAGGAGCGGCTGCCGTCCGAGGTCGGCACCCTCTTCGATGTGCTGTACGACCCCTGGCCCACAGCGCTCGCCGCCGCGTGGCAGCAGCGGGGCGGAGCGGTGCTCAGCGGACTCGACCTCCTCGTCCATCAGGCCGTCCACCAGTTCGGGCTGTTCACGGGCGATTCGCGTTCGCCCCTGGCCGCGATGCGGCAGGCGGGGCTCGACGCGCTGCGGTAA